The Sesamum indicum cultivar Zhongzhi No. 13 linkage group LG6, S_indicum_v1.0, whole genome shotgun sequence genomic interval TTGAAATTTCCCAACagaaaagtgtaataaaaATCTAGCTAGGCTGCATTTGAATTGGGCAAAATTTTAGAGTGAAATTAGGATCTTAAACTAGAAGACAGCGGAGCCGTATATATAGCTTCATTCTTGTGATAATTAAACCGTAGGTAGTATATTCCATGATCAACTTTGGTAACAAATCATAACATTAATGCAATGCAAGTTTTGAACTACTGCAGCTTACAACCTTAACCAATCAAACATTCCACAAACAAACACTTAAAACAACACCAACCTCACACTAAATTAACATCAATCTGCTAATACAGTCACAATTAGAACCATAGTACGATGATGCACACTTGAACAAGTACGTAGCATCAGAAGCACACTTCAAGGATACGGCAGCCCGGCACCTGCGCCACCACCAGCTCCGCCACCAACACCACCCCCAAAGCCGCCGAGGTTACCCAAGCCACCAACACCACCTAGACCACCAGTGGGTAGAGTCCCAACACCAGCTCCAACTCCGCCGAACCCATTAACTCCACCAAAGCCGCCTCCTCCGCCTACTCCACCACCCACGCCGCCGAATGGTATCCCGGAATCCCCAATGCCGCTGTAGCCGCCGACACCCCCGAAAGAGGCAAAGTTCTTCTCGTCAGTGAGGCCTTTGTCACTAGGCAAAACCCTAGCTGCAGCAGCCT includes:
- the LOC105163493 gene encoding glycine-rich protein 5-like, producing MARWAFMVLVALLAAHEAAAARVLPSDKGLTDEKNFASFGGVGGYSGIGDSGIPFGGVGGGVGGGGGFGGVNGFGGVGAGVGTLPTGGLGGVGGLGNLGGFGGGVGGGAGGGAGAGLPYP